A window of Metabacillus sp. B2-18 contains these coding sequences:
- a CDS encoding competence protein ComK — protein sequence MEKIQNNLLELTQDTYIIYENTMAILPIYTETADLHSLVIERYRVVRVPRSPKKIIEESCDYYGCSMSGRKQSALTILKGKKMIPILISRMDSLCMVPLCSPESPNCIWVANQHVLKISVVQNKTIIHLNNHKKIKVELSRMALEAKLGTAALLVNTYELRKKEMADLTKKDMVAEEGKVYG from the coding sequence ATGGAAAAGATTCAAAACAATTTGTTAGAGTTAACACAAGATACATATATTATTTATGAAAATACAATGGCAATTCTACCGATTTATACAGAAACGGCTGATCTTCATAGTCTTGTTATTGAAAGGTATCGAGTAGTTAGGGTTCCAAGAAGTCCTAAGAAGATTATTGAAGAAAGCTGTGATTATTATGGTTGCAGCATGTCCGGAAGAAAACAATCAGCTTTAACCATCTTAAAAGGCAAAAAAATGATTCCAATTCTAATTAGCCGAATGGACAGTTTATGTATGGTGCCATTATGCTCACCGGAATCTCCTAATTGCATATGGGTTGCTAATCAGCATGTATTGAAAATATCGGTAGTACAAAACAAAACCATAATTCACCTGAATAATCATAAAAAGATAAAGGTTGAACTATCAAGAATGGCCTTAGAGGCAAAACTAGGAACTGCCGCACTACTTGTGAATACATATGAGCTTCGTAAGAAAGAGATGGCTGATTTGACTAAAAAAGATATGGTGGCAGAGGAAGGGAAGGTTTATGGGTGA